In Eupeodes corollae chromosome 3, idEupCoro1.1, whole genome shotgun sequence, a single genomic region encodes these proteins:
- the LOC129951672 gene encoding putative sodium/calcium exchanger 7 isoform X2, whose amino-acid sequence MVTSEITSRLDQSILKFTLSNKKSHKNYIRGIDEATCRFISELREEKDICAFVSLTASCHEAENKIDYLHFIFCTMIEYIDVSFTAAMLMLLTISLVLVLALCALALNSMSNILSIVKHFKISEHNAGVTLIVLYNGIPDIISAFFFYDGDTEMLINEMLGTGLFLRAFHGGILVLLSPMTLLGTYFKRDSFAYLCGMLVLFDIYMDRETHVLMGVFSMTFYPILCGVVCYHHHIELKERIGLDHKEVSGETKMRLELTKEIEIIQVPLTSPANPLDLNIWKQFVQVINPFRKEVYDDASLWQRILIFSAIPVKLVVPVVNLRMPGFGWSRLLLVINFIFSPLIMVQFIGPEYIHICLYIGVIMAIMVFCLTKTNIPQYQLTIAFYGICCEMLITHFLAAELLSILVTLGNIIGVKRSVIGTTFLAWGNTIPEVVVYLALLNLKIKTLPLVEFLMAPLFNMTFAIGLTTLLRCADKRRYTDIQNKASLLYKYYLLIKHSLDTSWRSWAKWIMV is encoded by the exons atggTCACCTCCGAGATCACCTCAAGACTTGATCAAAGCATACTCAAATTTacactttcaaacaaaaaat CCCATAAAAACTACATTCGTGGAATCGATGAG GCTACTTGTCGTTTTATATCGGAACTTCGGgaagaaaaagatatttgcgcTTTTGTTTCTCTCACCGCATCCTGTCATGAAGCTGAAAACAAGATTGACTACCTTCATTTCATATTCTGTACTATGATTGAGTACATTGATGTATCATTTACTGCAGCTATGTTAATGCTTTTGACGATATCTTTAGTTCTTGTTTTAGCTCTATGTGCCTTAGCACTAAATTC gatgtcaaataTTCTAAGtattgttaaacattttaaaataagcgAACACAATGCTGGTGTAACCCTTATTGTCCTTTACAATGGAATTCCTGATATCATATCAGCTTTCTTCTTCTATGATGGTGATACAGAAATGTTGATAAATGAAATGTTAGGAACGGGATTATTTTTACGAGCTTTTCATGGTGGTATCTTGGTTTTACTCAGTCCAATGACACTGCTTGGAACTTATTTCAAACGTGATTCATTTGCTTATTTGTGTGGAATGTTAGTTCTCTTTGACATATACATGGATAGAGAAACACATGTCCTTATGGGAGTATTTTCAATGACATTCTATCCGATTTTATGTGGTGTTGTATGTTATCATCATCATATCGAATTAAAAG AGAGGATAGGACTCGATCATAAGGAGGTGTCAGGAGAAACCAAAATGCGTTTAGAACTGACAAAAGAAATCGAAATCATTCAAGTCCCACTTACATCTCCAGCAAATCCACTTGACCTTAACATTTGGAAACAGTTTGTACAAGTCATAAATCCTTTCCGAAAAGAAGTCTACGATGACGCGAGTTTATGGcaaagaattttaatattttccgcAATACCAGTTAAACTGGTAGTGCCGGTTGTGAATTTAAGAATGCCAGGATTTGGATGGTCAAGGCTGCTCCTGgtaataaatttcatattttctcCATTAATAATGGTGCAGTTCATTGGACCAGAATACATTCACATTTGCCTGTACATTGGTGTTATTATGGCAATCATGGTATTCTGTTTGACAAAAACCAACATTCCACAATATCAGTta aCAATTGCATTTTATGGTATTTGTTGTGAAATGTTGATCACACACTTTCTTGCTGCAGAATTGCTTTCAATTCTGGTAACTCTGGGAAATATAATTGGTGTCAAGAGATCAGTTATTGGTACTACATTTTTGGCCTGGGGCAATACGATTCCGG AAGTTGTCGTCTATCTggctttattaaatttgaaaatcaaaacactTCCTCTAGTTGAATTTCTTATGGCTCCACTCTTTA ATATGACCTTTGCTATTGGTTTGACAACACTCCTTCGATGTGCTGATAAAAGACGTtatacagatatt CAGAATAAGGCTTCTCTCTTATACAAATATTATCTATTAATCAAACATTCTCTAGACACGAGCTGGAGATCTTGGGCAAAGTGGATTATGGTTTAG
- the LOC129951672 gene encoding putative sodium/calcium exchanger 7 isoform X1 — protein MVTSEITSRLDQSILKFTLSNKKSHKNYIRGIDEATCRFISELREEKDICAFVSLTASCHEAENKIDYLHFIFCTMIEYIDVSFTAAMLMLLTISLVLVLALCALALNSMSNILSIVKHFKISEHNAGVTLIVLYNGIPDIISAFFFYDGDTEMLINEMLGTGLFLRAFHGGILVLLSPMTLLGTYFKRDSFAYLCGMLVLFDIYMDRETHVLMGVFSMTFYPILCGVVCYHHHIELKERIGLDHKEVSGETKMRLELTKEIEIIQVPLTSPANPLDLNIWKQFVQVINPFRKEVYDDASLWQRILIFSAIPVKLVVPVVNLRMPGFGWSRLLLVINFIFSPLIMVQFIGPEYIHICLYIGVIMAIMVFCLTKTNIPQYQLTIAFYGICCEMLITHFLAAELLSILVTLGNIIGVKRSVIGTTFLAWGNTIPEVVVYLALLNLKIKTLPLVEFLMAPLFNMTFAIGLTTLLRCADKRRYTDITRAGDLGQSGLWFSFLHHILFCFAVFTVNFHLRKSIGIYSIMIYLMFALYTFLYQFDFIHAFGSDHNDEEKFIAVTWA, from the exons atggTCACCTCCGAGATCACCTCAAGACTTGATCAAAGCATACTCAAATTTacactttcaaacaaaaaat CCCATAAAAACTACATTCGTGGAATCGATGAG GCTACTTGTCGTTTTATATCGGAACTTCGGgaagaaaaagatatttgcgcTTTTGTTTCTCTCACCGCATCCTGTCATGAAGCTGAAAACAAGATTGACTACCTTCATTTCATATTCTGTACTATGATTGAGTACATTGATGTATCATTTACTGCAGCTATGTTAATGCTTTTGACGATATCTTTAGTTCTTGTTTTAGCTCTATGTGCCTTAGCACTAAATTC gatgtcaaataTTCTAAGtattgttaaacattttaaaataagcgAACACAATGCTGGTGTAACCCTTATTGTCCTTTACAATGGAATTCCTGATATCATATCAGCTTTCTTCTTCTATGATGGTGATACAGAAATGTTGATAAATGAAATGTTAGGAACGGGATTATTTTTACGAGCTTTTCATGGTGGTATCTTGGTTTTACTCAGTCCAATGACACTGCTTGGAACTTATTTCAAACGTGATTCATTTGCTTATTTGTGTGGAATGTTAGTTCTCTTTGACATATACATGGATAGAGAAACACATGTCCTTATGGGAGTATTTTCAATGACATTCTATCCGATTTTATGTGGTGTTGTATGTTATCATCATCATATCGAATTAAAAG AGAGGATAGGACTCGATCATAAGGAGGTGTCAGGAGAAACCAAAATGCGTTTAGAACTGACAAAAGAAATCGAAATCATTCAAGTCCCACTTACATCTCCAGCAAATCCACTTGACCTTAACATTTGGAAACAGTTTGTACAAGTCATAAATCCTTTCCGAAAAGAAGTCTACGATGACGCGAGTTTATGGcaaagaattttaatattttccgcAATACCAGTTAAACTGGTAGTGCCGGTTGTGAATTTAAGAATGCCAGGATTTGGATGGTCAAGGCTGCTCCTGgtaataaatttcatattttctcCATTAATAATGGTGCAGTTCATTGGACCAGAATACATTCACATTTGCCTGTACATTGGTGTTATTATGGCAATCATGGTATTCTGTTTGACAAAAACCAACATTCCACAATATCAGTta aCAATTGCATTTTATGGTATTTGTTGTGAAATGTTGATCACACACTTTCTTGCTGCAGAATTGCTTTCAATTCTGGTAACTCTGGGAAATATAATTGGTGTCAAGAGATCAGTTATTGGTACTACATTTTTGGCCTGGGGCAATACGATTCCGG AAGTTGTCGTCTATCTggctttattaaatttgaaaatcaaaacactTCCTCTAGTTGAATTTCTTATGGCTCCACTCTTTA ATATGACCTTTGCTATTGGTTTGACAACACTCCTTCGATGTGCTGATAAAAGACGTtatacagatatt ACACGAGCTGGAGATCTTGGGCAAAGTGGATTATGGTTTAGTTTCTTGCATCATATTCTCTTTTGTTTTGCTGTGTTTACAGTAAATTTTCATTTGCGGAAAAGTATTGGAATTTATTCAATTATGATTTATTTGATGTTTGCTCTGTATACGTTTttgtatcaatttgattttattcacGCATTTGGTTCTGATCACAACGATGAAGAGAAATTCATTGCTGTAACTTGGGCATGA
- the LOC129951671 gene encoding DNA replication licensing factor MCM4 produces the protein MSSPARTPGRSGNRGQRTPTRRPSAQDAETPMRMGARAVASDNVSLPPTSPGGLSVPPTSPARAAPINMSEIDLSSPLNYGTPSSMGSIRTPRSGIRGTPVRARPDIRTDKRMRQVAVGGEALEPIPEQQSETSEASTGPQLVIWGTNVVVSQCKTKFKNFLLRYIDPDAEQDEISENIDVNEPLYLQKLEEIHTLEEPYLNVNCSHLKTFDENLYRQLICYPQEVIPTFDMAVNEMFFEKYPAAILEHQIQVRPFNAEKTRSMRALNPEDIDQLISISGMVIRSSNIVPEMREAFFKCIICSFYTTVEIDRGRIAEPTLCTNCNTNHCFQLIHNRSQFTDKQLIKLQESPDDMAAGQTPHNVLLFAHNDLVDKVQAGDRVTVTGIYRAMPMQESNRARNVKSVYKTHVDVVHFRKVDNKRLYEEEDGKDHIFPPERIELLRTLSQKPDVYDRLARALAPSIYENADIKKGILLQLFGGTKKKHVTAGRQNFRSEIHILLCGDPGTSKSQLLQYVFNLVPRSQYTSGRGSSAVGLTAYVTKDPETRQLVLQTGALVLADNGICCIDEFDKMNDSTRSVLHEVMEQQTLSIAKAGIICQLNARTSILAAANPAESQWNKNKNIIDNVQLPHTLLSRFDLIFLVLDPQDEVFDRRLASHLVSLYYVSRQEEEDTMFDMSVLRDYIAYAREHVAPTISEEAQQRLIQAYVDMRKVGAGRGQISAYPRQLESLIRLSEAHAKVRLGSEVTVVDVEEAWRLHREALKQSATDPLSGKIDVGILTTGLSTAARRKRAELVASIKDNLKKRVKVPTIPYQKLFNEIREASQILITREQFEDALKEIQDEGIVVVMGKNTIRVC, from the exons ATGTCAAGTCCTGCTAGAACTCCAGGAAGAAGTGGCAATCGTGGCCAAAGAACTCCAACAAGaa GACCTTCTGCCCAAGATGCCGAGACACCAATGCGAATGGGAGCTCGAGCTGTGGCTTCAGACAATGTCAGTCTACCACCAACATCCCCAGGAGGCTTAAGTGTCCCACCAACAAGCCCTGCTCGTGCAGCACCCATTAATATGAGTGAAATCGACCTAAGTTCACCTTTGAACTATGGTACTccaag TTCAATGGGATCGATAAGAACTCCTCGATCCGGAATACGTGGAACTCCAGTGCGTGCTCGGCCCGATATCCGCACTGACAAACGCATGAGGCAAGTTGCAGTTGGCGGCGAGGCg CTTGAACCAATTCCCGAGCAACAATCGGAAACATCTGAAGCATCGACGGGTCCACAATTGGTGATTTGGGGAACAAATGTTGTTGTGAGTCAATGTAAGACAAAATTCAAGAACTTTCTTCTGCGGTACATCGATCCAGATGCAGAACAAGATGAAATTTCCGAAAACATCGATGTGAATGAGCCGTTGTACTTGCAAAAGCTTGAAGAAATTCACACTCTCGAAGAACCTTATCTCAATGTCAATTGTTCACATTTGAAGACTTTTGATGAGAACTTATATCGACAATTGATATGCTATCCACAAGAAGTTATCCCAACATTTGATATGGCAGTGAATGAGATGTTCTTCGAAAAATATCCGGCTGCCATTTTGGAACATCAAATTCAAGTGCGTCCATTTAATGCAGAGAAAACACGCAGTATGCGCGCTCTAAATCCTGAGGATATTGATCAGTTGATTAGTATATCGGGAATGGTCATTCGATCATCGAATATTGTGCCAGAAATGCGGGAAGCATTTTTCAAATGCATCATCTGTTCATTTTACACAACTGTTGAAATCGATCGTGGTCGTATAGCTGAACCAACTCTGTGTACCAACTGTAATACAAACCACTGCTTCCAGTTGATACACAACCGATCACAATTCACAGATAAACAATTGATCAAACTGCAGGAGTCACCAGATGATATGGCTGCTGGTCAGACGCCACACAATGTGCTCCTGTTTGCCCACAATGACTTGGTGGATAAAGTTCAAGCCGGTGATCGTGTGACTGTTACTGGAATTTATCGTGCAATGCCCATGCAAGAGAGTAATAGGGCTAGAAATGTAAAGAGTGTCTACAAGACACACGTAGATGTGGTGCATTTCAGGAAAGTTGATAATAAACGATTGTATGAAGAGGAAGATGG aaaagaTCACATCTTCCCACCAGAGCGTATTGAGTTATTAAGAACGCTTTCACAAAAGCCTGATGTTTATGATCGTCTTGCAAGAGCCTTAGCTCCATCAATCTATGAGAATGCTGATATTAAAAAGGGAATATTATTACAGTTGTTTGGTGGAACTAAGAAGAAGCACGTAACTGCTGGAAGACAAAATTTCAG GTCGGAAATACATATCCTCTTGTGTGGTGACCCTGGTACATCCAAGTCTCAACTTTTACAGTATGTTTTCAATTTGGTGCCAAGGTCCCAATACACTTCAGGTCGTGGTTCTTCAGCTGTGGGTCTGACTGCTTATGTAACAAAAGATCCCGAAACAAGACAATTGGTTTTGCAAAC TGGTGCATTGGTCTTGGCTGACAATGGTATATGTTGCATTGATGAATTCGACAAAATGAACGACTCCACTCGTAGTGTTCTGCACGAAGTTATGGAACAACAGACCCTCAGTATAGCTAAAGCTGGAATCATTTGTCAATTGAACGCACGAACTTCAATACTGGCTGCCGCAAATCCTGCCGAATCACAgtggaataaaaataagaacattatTGACAATGTACAATTGCCACATACTCTGCTGTCAAGattcgatttgattttcttagTTTTGGATCCACAAGATGAAGTATTTGATCGTCGTTTGGCATCGCATTTGGTTTCGTTGTATTATGTTTCAAGACAAGAAGAAGAGGATACCATGTTT gaTATGAGTGTCTTACGTGACTATATTGCTTATGCTCGTGAACATGTTGCTCCAACAATTTCAGAAGAAGCCCAACAACGTTTAATTCAAGCTTACGTCGATATGCGTAAAGTTGGTGCTGGACGTGGTCAAATATCTGCCTATCCCCGACAGTTGGAGAGTTTGATTCGTTTATCTGAAGCTCATGCTAAAGTTAGATTGGGCTCTGAAGTAACTGTTGTGGATGTTGAAGAAGCCTGGAG atTGCATCGTGAGGCACTTAAACAATCAGCAACAGATCCACTCTCTGGTAAGATTGATGTGGGTATTCTTACCACTGGATTGTCTACTGCAGCCCGTAGGAAGCGTGCTGAACTTGTTGCAAGTATTAAGGATAATTTGAAGAAGAGAGTTAAAGTGCCAACAATTCCATATCAGAAATTGTTCAATGAGATTCGTGAGGCCTCACAAATT ctCATTACTCGAGAACAATTCGAAGATGCTCTGAAAGAAATTCAAGATGAAGGAATAGTTGTTGTTATGGGAAAGAACACAATAAGGGTCTGCTAA
- the LOC129949689 gene encoding elongation factor Tu produces the protein MFAFSSVIISKMNTITKLCRRHQIFLQIKNRSKTATIHLENSKPFSTREPSWCKPSTSRSIQITISRNYSSKDKPEKPNCNIGTIGHVDHGKTTLTAAITKVLSKKGLADYIPYDQIDRAPEEKARGITINACHIGYATDSRTYAHTDCPGHADYIKNMISGATQMDGAIIVVAATDGQMPQTREHLLLAKQVGIQKIIVYINKADLVDKEVLELVEIEMREMLSDFGFDGINSPVVYGSALLALREDQSEYGVPSIEKLLSHVDSFIPTPTRDFKSPFILPIDNAFTVSGRGTVVVGTIKRGTILKNDEADLLGFNQNIRTTVSDIQIFKKSVQQGVAGENVGALLRGVKISRVERGMLLCASGSEDISNQFEGSMYLLSRAEGGRSRPLMSKYIQQLFSTTWNVPARIDLFPSDGMIMPGEHGRVLITLFRKMVMTPGQAFTIRENAMTVATGIITERRLSINLPKNKLSNVIIQEEAV, from the exons ATGTTCGCTTTCTCTTCAgtgataatttcaaaaatgaatacaaTAACAAAACTTTGTCGTAGACATCAGATCTTCCTTCAGATTAAAAATCGCTCTAAAACAGCAACAATCCACCTCGAGAACAGTAAGCCTTTCAGCACTAGGGAACCCTCTTGGTGCAAGCCATCTACTTCCAGATCAATACAGATAACCATATCTAGGAATTATTCGAGCAAAGACAAACCTGAAAAGCCCAATTGCAACATTGGAACTATTGGACATGTTGATCATGGAAAAACAACCCTTACCGCTGCAATCACAAAAGTTCTTTCGAAGAAGGGTCTGGCTGATTACATACCTTATGATCAAATCGATAGAGCTCCTGAGGAGAAAGCCAGAG GCATCACCATCAACGCTTGCCACATTGGTTATGCAACCGATTCAAGAACTTACGCTCATACCGACTGTCCTGGTCATGCAGATTACATTAAG AACATGATCTCAGGCGCTACTCAAATGGACGGGGCTATAATTGTAGTGGCTGCTACCGACGGACAAATGCCCCAAACAAGAGAACATCTTCTGCTAGCCAAGCAAgttggaatacaaaaaatcataGTCTATATAAACAAAGCTGATTTGGTTGATAAGGAAGTACTTGAATTGGTGGAGATTGAAATGCGTGAAATGCTCAGTGACTTTGGTTTCGATGGAATCAACAGTCCTGTTGTTTATGGTTCGGCGCTGTTGGCATTGCGCGAAGACCAATCCGAGTACGGAGTACCCTCGATAGAGAAACTTCTCTCGCACGTAGACAGTTTCATTCCGACACCAACTAGGGATTTTAAGTCGCCGTTTATTCTTCCAATAGATAACGCCTTTACTGTATCAGGAAGGGGTACTGTTGTTGTGGGCACTATTAAAAGAGGCACAATCTTGAAAAATGATGAAGCTGATCTGCTGGGATTCAATCAAAATATCCGAACTACAGTCAGCGATATTCAGATATTCAAAAAGAGTGTGCAACAG GGTGTAGCAGGTGAAAATGTTGGAGCGTTGCTTAGAGGAGTTAAGATTTCTCGAGTAGAGCGGGGCATGTTACTTTGCGCATCTGGTTCCGAAGACATTTCCAATCAATTCGAAGGATCGATGTATTTGTTATCCCGTGCAGAAGGTGGACGTTCAAGGCCGCTAATGTCGAAATATATTCAACAGCTTTTTAGTACAACATGGAATGTTCCAGCAAGAATAGATCTAT TTCCTTCTGATGGAATGATCATGCCTGGTGAACATGGAAGAGTTTTAATAACATTATTTAGGAAAATGGTGATGACCCCTGGACAAGCGTTTACGATACGTGAAAATGCTATGACTGTCGCCACGGGTATAATAACAGAACGAAGACTATCTATTAATCTGCCGAAGAATAAGTTATCAAATGTTATAATTCAGGAAGAAGCTGTCTAG
- the LOC129951672 gene encoding putative sodium/calcium exchanger 7 isoform X3, with the protein MVTSEITSRLDQSILKFTLSNKKSHKNYIRGIDEATCRFISELREEKDICAFVSLTASCHEAENKIDYLHFIFCTMIEYIDVSFTAAMLMLLTISLVLVLALCALALNSMSNILSIVKHFKISEHNAGVTLIVLYNGIPDIISAFFFYDGDTEMLINEMLGTGLFLRAFHGGILVLLSPMTLLGTYFKRDSFAYLCGMLVLFDIYMDRETHVLMGVFSMTFYPILCGVVCYHHHIELKERIGLDHKEVSGETKMRLELTKEIEIIQVPLTSPANPLDLNIWKQFVQVINPFRKEVYDDASLWQRILIFSAIPVKLVVPVVNLRMPGFGWSRLLLVINFIFSPLIMVQFIGPEYIHICLYIGVIMAIMVFCLTKTNIPQYQLTIAFYGICCEMLITHFLAAELLSILVTLGNIIGVKRSVIGTTFLAWGNTIPEVVVYLALLNLKIKTLPLVEFLMAPLFNMTFAIGLTTLLRCADKRRYTDINKASLLYKYYLLIKHSLDTSWRSWAKWIMV; encoded by the exons atggTCACCTCCGAGATCACCTCAAGACTTGATCAAAGCATACTCAAATTTacactttcaaacaaaaaat CCCATAAAAACTACATTCGTGGAATCGATGAG GCTACTTGTCGTTTTATATCGGAACTTCGGgaagaaaaagatatttgcgcTTTTGTTTCTCTCACCGCATCCTGTCATGAAGCTGAAAACAAGATTGACTACCTTCATTTCATATTCTGTACTATGATTGAGTACATTGATGTATCATTTACTGCAGCTATGTTAATGCTTTTGACGATATCTTTAGTTCTTGTTTTAGCTCTATGTGCCTTAGCACTAAATTC gatgtcaaataTTCTAAGtattgttaaacattttaaaataagcgAACACAATGCTGGTGTAACCCTTATTGTCCTTTACAATGGAATTCCTGATATCATATCAGCTTTCTTCTTCTATGATGGTGATACAGAAATGTTGATAAATGAAATGTTAGGAACGGGATTATTTTTACGAGCTTTTCATGGTGGTATCTTGGTTTTACTCAGTCCAATGACACTGCTTGGAACTTATTTCAAACGTGATTCATTTGCTTATTTGTGTGGAATGTTAGTTCTCTTTGACATATACATGGATAGAGAAACACATGTCCTTATGGGAGTATTTTCAATGACATTCTATCCGATTTTATGTGGTGTTGTATGTTATCATCATCATATCGAATTAAAAG AGAGGATAGGACTCGATCATAAGGAGGTGTCAGGAGAAACCAAAATGCGTTTAGAACTGACAAAAGAAATCGAAATCATTCAAGTCCCACTTACATCTCCAGCAAATCCACTTGACCTTAACATTTGGAAACAGTTTGTACAAGTCATAAATCCTTTCCGAAAAGAAGTCTACGATGACGCGAGTTTATGGcaaagaattttaatattttccgcAATACCAGTTAAACTGGTAGTGCCGGTTGTGAATTTAAGAATGCCAGGATTTGGATGGTCAAGGCTGCTCCTGgtaataaatttcatattttctcCATTAATAATGGTGCAGTTCATTGGACCAGAATACATTCACATTTGCCTGTACATTGGTGTTATTATGGCAATCATGGTATTCTGTTTGACAAAAACCAACATTCCACAATATCAGTta aCAATTGCATTTTATGGTATTTGTTGTGAAATGTTGATCACACACTTTCTTGCTGCAGAATTGCTTTCAATTCTGGTAACTCTGGGAAATATAATTGGTGTCAAGAGATCAGTTATTGGTACTACATTTTTGGCCTGGGGCAATACGATTCCGG AAGTTGTCGTCTATCTggctttattaaatttgaaaatcaaaacactTCCTCTAGTTGAATTTCTTATGGCTCCACTCTTTA ATATGACCTTTGCTATTGGTTTGACAACACTCCTTCGATGTGCTGATAAAAGACGTtatacagatatt AATAAGGCTTCTCTCTTATACAAATATTATCTATTAATCAAACATTCTCTAGACACGAGCTGGAGATCTTGGGCAAAGTGGATTATGGTTTAG